The following are encoded together in the Bradyrhizobium algeriense genome:
- a CDS encoding branched-chain amino acid ABC transporter permease gives MDLLLGAVVLGVLLGCFYAAVSVGLSVSFGLLDVPHVAHPAFLVLASYGVYQLNESYDIDPLLAGLAITPLFFLFGLLAYRVYYETFERRGSDAGVRGIAFFFGIAFIIEVLIILQFGVDQRSVSATYIGKSWRFGEFRIPIRQLVAFAVALALTVLLAVYLSKTFMGRAIRAVAQDEEALRLMGANPVRIKQFAFGIATAVLGIAGALLIIVAPVEPTLDRAYIGRTFCVVVMAGLGSISGTLIAAIILGVAESIVLTMFGASWAPAISFAMLLGVLAVRPQGLLGR, from the coding sequence ATGGACCTGCTGCTAGGTGCTGTCGTGCTTGGGGTGCTGCTCGGCTGCTTCTATGCAGCCGTCAGCGTCGGGCTGTCCGTCTCGTTCGGACTGCTCGACGTTCCCCATGTCGCGCATCCGGCATTCCTGGTGCTCGCCTCCTACGGCGTGTACCAGCTCAACGAAAGCTACGACATCGATCCGTTGCTGGCGGGGCTCGCCATCACGCCGCTGTTTTTCCTGTTCGGCCTGCTCGCCTACCGCGTTTATTACGAGACCTTCGAGCGGCGCGGCAGCGACGCAGGCGTGCGCGGCATCGCGTTTTTCTTCGGCATCGCCTTCATCATCGAGGTGCTGATCATCCTTCAGTTCGGCGTCGACCAGCGCTCGGTCTCGGCGACCTATATCGGCAAGTCCTGGCGGTTCGGCGAGTTTCGGATCCCGATCCGGCAACTCGTCGCGTTCGCGGTCGCTCTGGCGCTGACGGTGCTGCTGGCGGTGTATCTGTCGAAAACCTTCATGGGCCGCGCGATCCGTGCCGTCGCGCAGGACGAGGAGGCGCTGCGGCTGATGGGCGCCAATCCGGTCCGTATCAAGCAATTTGCCTTCGGCATCGCTACCGCCGTGCTCGGGATCGCCGGCGCGCTCCTGATCATCGTTGCTCCCGTAGAGCCGACGCTCGACCGCGCCTATATCGGGCGGACCTTCTGCGTCGTCGTCATGGCCGGACTCGGCAGCATCAGCGGCACGCTGATCGCCGCCATCATCCTCGGCGTCGCCGAATCGATCGTGCTGACGATGTTCGGCGCTTCCTGGGCGCCGGCGATCTCGTTCGCGATGCTGCTCGGCGTGCTCGCCGTCCGGCCGCAAGGTCTGCTCGGCCGATGA
- a CDS encoding branched-chain amino acid ABC transporter permease, with protein MTKHRNTIVFCAGVAVFLVAVLSMTQIVRNEYPFFAGYVILQFIALAVAWSILGGYAGYVNFGTNAFFGVGVYTAVALFKATGAPLVVQIGAAAVIGMLLGFGVGLLTLRMRGIFFSIATIALAIIIETFVMNWRFVGGAAGIQLQRPPVMAPFDSYVKMLFFVQALLVVIAVSIARYIQNSRIGRGLQALRDDELAAECTGVPTLKLKLVACMISGALISAAGAPAAMYLQYADPSSAFNLSYSVSALAMALIGGTAHWIGPVLGAILLGSTQQLLAVTISSEVNVLVLGIMLVLFVVGAPKGIIGLLRPRYRLRAGGKP; from the coding sequence ATGACGAAGCACCGCAACACCATCGTATTCTGCGCGGGCGTGGCCGTCTTCCTCGTCGCCGTGCTTTCGATGACCCAGATCGTCCGCAACGAATATCCGTTTTTCGCCGGCTACGTCATCCTGCAGTTCATCGCGCTCGCGGTCGCCTGGAGCATCCTCGGCGGCTATGCCGGCTACGTCAATTTCGGCACCAACGCCTTTTTCGGCGTCGGCGTCTACACGGCGGTCGCCTTGTTCAAGGCGACGGGCGCGCCGCTGGTGGTGCAGATCGGCGCTGCCGCTGTTATCGGAATGCTGCTTGGCTTTGGGGTCGGTCTCCTGACCCTGCGGATGCGGGGAATCTTTTTCTCGATCGCGACCATTGCGCTGGCGATCATCATCGAAACCTTCGTGATGAACTGGCGGTTCGTCGGCGGTGCGGCCGGCATCCAGTTGCAGCGACCGCCGGTGATGGCGCCGTTCGACAGTTATGTGAAGATGCTGTTTTTCGTGCAGGCGCTCTTGGTCGTCATTGCCGTTTCGATCGCGCGCTACATCCAGAATTCCCGGATCGGCCGCGGCCTGCAGGCGCTGAGGGACGACGAACTCGCCGCCGAATGCACGGGCGTGCCGACCCTGAAGCTGAAACTGGTCGCCTGCATGATATCGGGCGCGCTGATTTCCGCGGCCGGAGCGCCGGCGGCCATGTATCTGCAATATGCCGATCCCTCATCGGCATTCAATTTGAGCTACTCGGTGTCGGCGCTGGCGATGGCGCTGATCGGCGGAACCGCCCACTGGATCGGCCCGGTGCTCGGCGCCATCCTGCTCGGATCGACGCAGCAGCTTCTCGCCGTGACCATCTCCTCGGAAGTCAACGTGCTGGTGCTCGGCATCATGCTGGTGCTGTTTGTGGTCGGCGCGCCCAAGGGCATCATCGGGCTGCTGCGGCCGCGCTATCGTCTGCGCGCGGGAGGCAAGCCATGA